Proteins from a genomic interval of Kaistia defluvii:
- a CDS encoding M16 family metallopeptidase has product MTVQVTKLKSGLTVATHDMNHLESAALGVWVGAGSRREETSEHGISHLLEHMAFKGTRKRSATDIAEEIEAVGGELNAATSVETTSYYARILKPDAELAVDILSDILCNSAFDTDELKREQHVIVQEIGASLDTPEDRVFDFFVESAYPNQPIGRTILGTEETVRRTRSSDLSSYLDRHYHGPNMVLAAAGNVDHDALVKLADDRFASLPAAELSQSEPAHYRGGEMRETRDLMEAQILLGFEGVPYKSEDFHAVQILASMLGGGMSSRLFQEVREKRGLCYSVYAFHWSFADTGLFGIHAATGGEDIEELMPVMLGELERASLDVTEAELGRARAQMRASLLMSLESPAARAGQVARQLLLFGRPIPVEEIVARIDDVSVTRVRDLAQRIFTGSAPTVAAIGPIDKLVEHGKIAERLGAPLAV; this is encoded by the coding sequence ATGACCGTGCAGGTGACCAAACTCAAGTCGGGTCTGACCGTCGCGACCCACGACATGAATCACCTGGAAAGCGCGGCCTTGGGCGTCTGGGTCGGCGCGGGCTCCCGCCGGGAAGAAACCTCGGAACACGGAATTTCGCACCTTCTCGAGCACATGGCCTTCAAGGGCACGCGCAAGCGGTCCGCGACCGACATCGCCGAGGAAATCGAGGCCGTCGGCGGCGAACTCAACGCCGCGACCAGCGTCGAGACGACCTCCTACTACGCCCGGATCCTGAAGCCGGACGCCGAACTGGCCGTCGACATTCTGAGCGACATTCTCTGCAATTCGGCCTTCGACACCGACGAGCTGAAGCGCGAGCAGCACGTCATCGTGCAGGAGATCGGCGCCTCGCTCGATACGCCGGAAGATCGCGTCTTCGATTTCTTCGTCGAGAGTGCCTATCCCAACCAGCCGATCGGCCGCACCATCCTCGGCACCGAGGAAACCGTGCGCCGCACGCGTTCGAGCGACCTCTCCTCCTATCTCGACCGCCATTATCACGGCCCCAACATGGTGCTGGCCGCGGCCGGCAATGTAGATCACGACGCCCTGGTCAAGCTCGCCGACGATCGTTTTGCCAGCCTGCCAGCGGCGGAGCTGTCGCAGAGCGAGCCGGCGCATTACCGCGGCGGCGAGATGCGCGAGACCCGCGACCTGATGGAAGCGCAGATCCTGCTCGGCTTCGAGGGCGTGCCCTACAAGTCCGAGGATTTCCACGCGGTCCAGATCCTCGCCTCGATGCTGGGCGGCGGTATGTCCTCCCGTCTGTTCCAGGAAGTCCGCGAAAAGCGCGGCCTCTGCTATTCGGTGTACGCCTTCCATTGGAGCTTCGCGGATACCGGCCTGTTCGGCATCCATGCGGCGACGGGCGGCGAGGACATCGAGGAGCTGATGCCGGTGATGCTCGGCGAACTCGAGCGCGCCAGCCTCGACGTTACCGAGGCGGAGCTTGGCCGAGCCCGCGCCCAGATGCGCGCCAGCCTGCTGATGAGCCTGGAGAGCCCGGCGGCGCGTGCCGGCCAGGTCGCCAGGCAGTTGCTCCTGTTCGGCCGCCCCATTCCGGTCGAGGAGATCGTCGCCCGCATCGACGACGTCTCCGTCACCCGGGTGCGCGACCTTGCGCAGCGCATCTTCACCGGCAGCGCGCCGACGGTCGCCGCAATCGGCCCCATCGACAAGCTGGTCGAGCATGGCAAGATCGCGGAGCGCCTGGGAGCGCCGCTCGCGGTCTGA
- a CDS encoding GNAT family N-acetyltransferase: MEFLRSVVPFHPMPVISTGTVVLRAPSMSDFDAWSSLREQSRSFLAPWEPLWPADDLTRGAFRRRLRRYHSEMRDSTGFPFLVFTTDGMQLVGGLTLSHVVRGVTQSCSLGYWMGAPFAGRGLMTAAVRAVIPFVFDTLRLHRLEAACLPHNAASTRLLEKAGFTREGYARRYLCIEGRWQDHLLYAIVSDDPRP; encoded by the coding sequence ATGGAATTCTTGCGATCCGTCGTGCCGTTCCATCCCATGCCGGTGATCTCCACCGGCACCGTCGTCCTGCGCGCACCCTCCATGTCCGATTTCGACGCCTGGTCGAGCCTGCGGGAACAGAGCCGCAGCTTCCTGGCGCCATGGGAGCCGCTCTGGCCGGCCGACGACCTCACGCGCGGCGCCTTCCGCCGGCGGCTGCGCCGCTATCACAGCGAGATGCGCGACAGCACCGGCTTCCCTTTCCTCGTCTTCACCACCGACGGGATGCAGCTCGTCGGCGGGCTGACGCTATCCCATGTCGTGCGCGGCGTGACGCAGAGCTGCTCGCTCGGCTACTGGATGGGCGCTCCCTTTGCCGGCCGCGGCCTGATGACCGCGGCGGTCCGCGCCGTCATCCCCTTCGTTTTCGATACCTTGCGCCTGCACAGGCTCGAAGCCGCCTGCCTGCCGCATAACGCGGCATCCACACGCCTTCTCGAAAAAGCCGGATTCACCCGCGAAGGCTATGCGCGTCGCTATCTCTGTATCGAGGGTCGGTGGCAGGACCACCTCCTCTACGCGATCGTCAGCGATGATCCACGTCCTTGA
- the gcvT gene encoding glycine cleavage system aminomethyltransferase GcvT, whose product MAEQADTDLLLETPLAGLHRELGARMVPFAGYAMPVQYPKGILTEHNWTRESAGLFDVSHMGQAYLVGPDHATTARALEALTPGEFQALAPGRIRYTLLTTPEGGIIDDLMVTRSADPNEDGTLYLVVNAGRKAIDYAHIAANLPEGVTLEPADDLALVALQGPKAAEVMARHCPEAAGMGFMTAARFAVDGIDCHLSRSGYTGEDGYEISVRSADAEALVRALLAEPEVEPVGLGARDSLRLEAGLCLYGHDIDEATSPVEADLGFALAKRRRAEGGFPGAGRILGELASGPARLRVGIKPEGRAPAREGTEIRDAAGTTIGIVTSGGFGPTAGGPVAMGYVAAEHAAPGTPVTLVVRGKDLAASVVAMPFVPHRYFRKQA is encoded by the coding sequence ATGGCTGAACAGGCCGATACGGACCTTCTGCTCGAGACGCCGCTTGCCGGCCTCCATCGCGAACTCGGCGCCCGCATGGTGCCCTTCGCGGGCTATGCGATGCCGGTGCAATACCCCAAGGGCATCCTCACCGAACATAACTGGACGCGCGAAAGCGCCGGCCTGTTCGACGTCTCGCATATGGGGCAGGCCTATCTGGTCGGCCCGGACCATGCGACGACGGCGCGCGCGCTCGAGGCGCTGACGCCGGGCGAATTCCAGGCGCTGGCGCCCGGCCGCATCCGCTACACGCTGCTGACGACGCCGGAAGGCGGCATCATCGACGATCTGATGGTCACGCGCTCCGCCGATCCCAACGAGGACGGCACGCTCTATCTGGTCGTCAATGCCGGCCGCAAGGCGATCGATTACGCCCATATCGCCGCCAACCTGCCGGAAGGCGTCACGCTGGAGCCGGCCGACGACCTGGCGCTGGTGGCGCTGCAGGGACCGAAGGCGGCCGAGGTGATGGCGCGCCATTGCCCGGAAGCGGCCGGAATGGGCTTCATGACGGCGGCGCGCTTCGCCGTCGACGGCATAGACTGCCATCTGAGCCGTTCTGGCTATACCGGCGAGGACGGCTACGAGATCTCCGTAAGGTCGGCCGACGCCGAGGCGCTGGTCCGTGCGCTGCTGGCCGAACCCGAGGTCGAACCGGTCGGTCTCGGCGCGCGCGATTCGCTGCGGCTCGAAGCCGGCCTCTGCCTCTATGGCCACGACATCGACGAGGCGACCTCGCCGGTCGAGGCCGATCTCGGCTTCGCGCTGGCCAAGCGCCGTCGCGCGGAGGGCGGCTTTCCAGGCGCCGGGCGCATCCTGGGCGAACTCGCCTCCGGTCCGGCGCGGCTGCGCGTCGGCATCAAGCCAGAGGGCAGGGCGCCCGCCCGCGAGGGCACCGAGATCCGTGATGCGGCCGGCACCACCATCGGCATCGTCACCTCGGGCGGTTTCGGCCCGACGGCCGGCGGACCCGTCGCCATGGGCTATGTCGCGGCCGAGCATGCCGCGCCCGGCACGCCGGTGACCCTGGTGGTGCGCGGCAAGGATCTTGCTGCGTCCGTCGTCGCCATGCCTTTCGTTCCCCACCGCTATTTCCGCAAGCAAGCCTGA
- the gcvH gene encoding glycine cleavage system protein GcvH — protein sequence MTSYFTRDHEWVRIDGDAAYVGITDYAQSQLGDVVYVELPAVGKTFAKGDDAAVVESVKAASDVYAPVSGVVVAVNDALEKSPAMINDAAEGDGWFLKLTLTEPSELDGLMDEAAYRAFVETL from the coding sequence ATGACCAGCTATTTCACCAGGGATCACGAGTGGGTCCGCATCGATGGCGACGCGGCCTATGTCGGCATCACCGACTACGCACAGTCGCAACTGGGCGACGTCGTCTATGTCGAGCTTCCCGCCGTCGGCAAGACCTTCGCCAAGGGCGACGACGCGGCCGTGGTCGAATCCGTCAAGGCGGCCAGCGACGTCTACGCCCCCGTCTCCGGGGTCGTGGTTGCCGTCAATGACGCCCTGGAAAAGTCGCCCGCCATGATCAACGACGCCGCCGAAGGCGACGGCTGGTTCCTGAAGCTGACGCTGACCGAGCCCAGCGAACTGGACGGCCTGATGGACGAGGCCGCCTACCGGGCATTCGTCGAGACCCTGTAG
- the gcvPB gene encoding aminomethyl-transferring glycine dehydrogenase subunit GcvPB gives MSMNSQGRPTVAATAATSDLPDTFTGNRALQIEEALLFEVGRHDVTGVDLDEPADFKPRLGKLARQQPIDLPGLSEPETMRHYVRLSQKNYSIDSGLYPLGSCTMKHNPRLNEKMARLPGIGDVHPLQPLSTVGGAVELMAELGRWLLEMTGMTSVALSPKAGAHGELCGMMAIKAAIAAKGETRNIVLVPESAHGTNPATAALIGFKVVTVPARPDGTVAPEAVKALLSPDVAAIMLTNPNTCGLFERDVVEIAAAIHAAGAYFYCDGANFNAIVGKAKVGDLGVDAMHINLHKTFSTPHGGGGPGAGPVVLSERLAAFAPLPFVRAGEDGPVLVESEEALLPGETPFGRMTAFHGQMGMFVRALSYMLSHGSDGVQQASEDAVLNANYVRAGLRDLMSQPSGDRTCMHEVLFDDTFLEGTGVSTLDFAKAMIDEGYHPMTMYFPLVVHGAMLIEPTESESKASLDLFIATLRDLVMRAKAGELERFQQAPRYAPRRRLDETRAARSPKLKWEKPEPWVEAAAAE, from the coding sequence ATGAGCATGAACAGCCAGGGTCGCCCCACCGTCGCCGCCACCGCAGCGACCTCCGACCTGCCTGATACCTTCACCGGCAACCGCGCCCTTCAGATCGAGGAAGCGCTGCTGTTCGAGGTCGGACGGCATGACGTCACCGGCGTCGATCTCGACGAACCCGCCGACTTCAAGCCGCGCCTCGGCAAGCTCGCCCGCCAGCAGCCGATCGATCTTCCCGGCCTCTCCGAGCCGGAAACGATGCGCCACTATGTGCGCCTCAGCCAGAAGAACTACTCCATCGATAGCGGCCTCTATCCGCTCGGCTCGTGCACGATGAAGCACAATCCGCGCCTCAACGAGAAGATGGCGCGACTGCCCGGCATCGGCGACGTGCATCCGCTGCAGCCGCTCTCGACGGTCGGCGGCGCGGTCGAACTGATGGCCGAGCTTGGCCGCTGGCTGCTGGAAATGACCGGCATGACCTCGGTCGCCCTGTCGCCCAAGGCCGGGGCGCATGGCGAGCTTTGCGGCATGATGGCGATCAAGGCCGCCATCGCCGCCAAGGGCGAGACGCGCAACATCGTGCTAGTGCCGGAATCGGCGCATGGCACCAATCCGGCCACCGCCGCCCTGATCGGCTTCAAGGTCGTCACCGTCCCCGCTAGGCCGGATGGCACCGTTGCGCCGGAGGCGGTCAAGGCGCTGCTCTCGCCCGATGTCGCCGCGATCATGCTGACCAACCCCAACACCTGCGGCCTGTTCGAGCGCGACGTCGTCGAGATCGCCGCGGCGATCCATGCGGCGGGCGCGTATTTCTACTGCGACGGCGCCAATTTCAACGCCATCGTCGGCAAGGCCAAGGTCGGCGATCTCGGCGTCGACGCGATGCACATCAACCTGCACAAGACCTTCTCCACGCCGCATGGCGGCGGCGGTCCGGGCGCGGGTCCGGTCGTCCTCTCCGAGCGTCTCGCGGCCTTCGCGCCGCTGCCCTTCGTACGGGCAGGGGAGGATGGCCCGGTTCTCGTCGAGAGCGAGGAAGCGCTGCTGCCGGGAGAGACGCCCTTCGGCCGCATGACGGCGTTCCATGGCCAGATGGGCATGTTCGTCCGCGCGCTTTCCTACATGCTGTCGCATGGCTCGGACGGCGTGCAGCAGGCGTCGGAGGATGCCGTGCTCAACGCCAATTATGTCCGCGCCGGCCTGCGCGACCTGATGAGCCAGCCTTCGGGGGACCGCACCTGCATGCATGAGGTGCTGTTCGACGACACCTTCCTGGAAGGCACCGGCGTCTCGACGCTCGATTTCGCCAAGGCGATGATCGACGAGGGGTATCACCCGATGACGATGTATTTCCCGCTCGTCGTGCATGGCGCGATGCTGATCGAGCCGACGGAATCGGAATCCAAGGCCTCGCTGGACCTGTTCATCGCGACGTTGCGGGATCTGGTGATGAGGGCGAAGGCCGGAGAACTGGAGCGCTTCCAGCAGGCGCCGCGCTATGCGCCGCGCCGCCGCCTGGACGAGACGCGCGCCGCGCGGTCGCCCAAGCTCAAATGGGAAAAGCCGGAGCCGTGGGTGGAGGCGGCCGCGGCGGAATAG
- the gcvPA gene encoding aminomethyl-transferring glycine dehydrogenase subunit GcvPA, with protein sequence MRYLPHSDVDRQAMLASIGVGSIDDLFADIPKDLRVHGLDLPKAAGEMSVERTLGRLSARNVSASSVPFFVGAGAYKHHVPATVDHLIQRSEFLTSYTPYQPEITQGTLQVLFEFQTQIAHLTGMEVANASMYDGSTATVEAVLMAHRLTKRKKAVLSGGLHPHYRAVVESLSPMAGDTVLSLPADPGATEDILASIDADTSCVVVQSPSVFGHLIDLAPIAAKAHEVGALLIAVFTEVVSLGLIEPPGAQGADIVVGEGQSIGNALSFGGPYVGLFATRQKFVRQMPGRLCGETVDAEGRRGFVLTLSTREQHIRRDKATSNICTNSGLCALAFTIHMTLLGQTGLARLARVNHANAVKLAESLSALPGVSLLNDSFFNEFTIRLPGNAADIVEKLVDKGVLAGVPVSRLEPGKAELADLLIVASTEVNTDDDRAAFVAALSEVLA encoded by the coding sequence ATGCGCTATCTTCCCCATTCCGATGTCGACCGGCAGGCGATGCTGGCGTCGATCGGCGTCGGCTCGATCGACGATCTGTTCGCCGATATTCCCAAGGACCTTCGCGTCCACGGGCTGGACCTGCCCAAGGCTGCTGGAGAAATGTCCGTCGAGCGCACGCTCGGCCGCCTTTCGGCCCGCAACGTCTCGGCGTCCTCGGTGCCGTTCTTCGTCGGCGCCGGCGCCTACAAGCACCATGTGCCGGCGACCGTCGACCACCTGATCCAGCGTTCGGAATTCCTGACCTCCTACACGCCATATCAGCCGGAGATCACCCAGGGCACGCTGCAGGTTCTGTTCGAATTCCAGACCCAGATCGCGCATCTGACCGGCATGGAGGTGGCGAACGCCTCGATGTATGACGGCTCTACCGCGACGGTCGAAGCCGTGCTGATGGCGCATCGCCTGACCAAGCGGAAGAAGGCCGTGCTCTCCGGCGGCCTGCACCCGCACTATCGCGCCGTCGTCGAATCGCTCTCGCCCATGGCCGGAGACACGGTCCTGTCGCTGCCGGCCGATCCGGGCGCGACCGAGGACATTCTCGCCTCGATCGATGCCGACACGTCCTGCGTCGTCGTGCAGTCCCCCTCCGTCTTTGGCCACCTGATCGATCTCGCGCCGATCGCGGCGAAGGCGCATGAGGTCGGCGCGCTGCTGATCGCCGTCTTCACCGAGGTCGTTTCGCTCGGCCTGATCGAGCCTCCGGGCGCGCAGGGAGCGGACATCGTCGTCGGCGAAGGCCAGTCGATTGGCAATGCGCTCTCCTTCGGCGGCCCCTATGTCGGCCTGTTCGCGACGCGCCAGAAATTCGTCCGCCAGATGCCGGGTCGGCTCTGCGGCGAGACGGTCGACGCGGAAGGTCGGCGCGGTTTCGTGTTGACCTTGTCGACCCGCGAGCAGCACATCCGCCGCGACAAGGCGACCTCGAATATCTGTACGAATTCAGGGCTTTGCGCCCTGGCGTTCACGATCCATATGACGCTGCTCGGCCAGACGGGCCTGGCGCGGCTGGCCCGGGTCAATCATGCCAATGCGGTGAAGCTCGCTGAATCGCTTTCTGCGCTGCCGGGCGTAAGTCTCTTGAATGACTCGTTCTTCAACGAGTTCACCATCCGCCTGCCGGGCAACGCCGCTGATATCGTCGAGAAGCTGGTGGACAAGGGTGTGCTCGCCGGCGTGCCGGTCTCCAGGCTCGAGCCCGGCAAGGCCGAACTCGCCGATCTGCTGATCGTCGCCTCGACCGAAGTGAACACGGATGATGACCGCGCCGCCTTCGTGGCCGCGCTTTCGGAGGTGCTCGCATGA
- a CDS encoding DUF1284 domain-containing protein translates to MTVRLRAHHLLCMLTYVGKGYTPAFCTNYDAITARLTSGEDIEIVAGPDDVCAPLLSTDDPHCHNDSVPVRDAEAAAAVSALLETPVSDGFRLSLDAMTLTRFQAAFAAGTTRTACGGCEWSELCDSVAAGGFHGTRLSKT, encoded by the coding sequence TTGACCGTCCGGCTGCGCGCCCATCACCTGCTCTGCATGCTGACCTATGTCGGCAAAGGCTACACGCCGGCCTTCTGCACCAATTACGACGCGATCACGGCGCGGCTGACGAGCGGCGAGGACATCGAGATCGTTGCCGGCCCGGACGATGTCTGCGCGCCCCTGCTTTCGACGGACGACCCGCATTGCCACAATGACAGCGTACCGGTCCGCGACGCGGAAGCCGCGGCGGCTGTCTCCGCCCTCTTGGAAACGCCGGTCTCCGACGGCTTCCGCCTCTCGCTCGATGCCATGACGCTTACCCGCTTCCAGGCCGCCTTTGCCGCCGGCACGACGCGGACGGCCTGCGGCGGCTGCGAGTGGTCGGAACTCTGTGACAGTGTCGCCGCAGGCGGGTTCCACGGCACCCGGCTGTCGAAAACCTGA
- the thrC gene encoding threonine synthase, which translates to MKYVSTRGLAPALGFSDVLLAGLARDGGLYVPETWPAFSSESFARLAGRPYHEVAYAVIHPFVAGEIADADLERMCTEAYATFRHPAVAPLVQSGPNSFILELFHGPTLAFKDVAMQLLARLMDHVLAERGQRATIVGATSGDTGGAAIEAFRGRNATDIFILFPHGRVSPVQQRQMTTVRDANVHAIALQGSFDDCQTIVKGLFNDHGFRDRVSLSGVNSINWGRIVAQVVYYVTAALSLGAPARTISFTVPTGNFGDVFAGYVAKKIGLPIDRLVIATNTNDILARTLESGRYEMTGVVPTQSPSMDIQISSNFERLLFEATGRDGDGVRRLMDSLGQSGAFTMPEAALAGIRSEFAAGCASEAETEATMRDTLASTGYLADPHTAVALAVAARQLNTGSPMVTLSTAHPAKFPAAVEQATGIHPALPLWLSDLMQREERFTVLPNDIGAVARFVEARARALHEKV; encoded by the coding sequence GTGAAATATGTAAGCACGCGCGGTCTTGCCCCCGCGCTCGGCTTCTCTGACGTTCTTCTGGCTGGGCTCGCACGCGATGGCGGCCTGTATGTCCCCGAGACATGGCCGGCATTTTCTTCCGAGAGCTTCGCGCGCCTGGCAGGGCGGCCCTATCACGAGGTTGCCTATGCGGTGATCCATCCATTCGTCGCCGGCGAAATCGCCGATGCCGATCTGGAACGGATGTGCACCGAGGCCTATGCGACCTTCCGCCACCCGGCGGTGGCGCCGCTCGTGCAGAGCGGCCCGAACAGCTTCATCCTCGAGCTGTTCCACGGCCCGACGCTGGCGTTCAAGGACGTGGCGATGCAGCTGCTCGCGCGGCTGATGGACCATGTCCTGGCCGAACGCGGCCAGCGCGCCACCATCGTTGGGGCGACTTCCGGCGACACGGGCGGCGCCGCCATCGAGGCGTTCCGCGGGCGCAACGCGACCGATATCTTCATCCTGTTCCCGCATGGCCGCGTCTCTCCGGTGCAGCAGCGCCAGATGACGACGGTGCGGGATGCCAACGTTCATGCCATTGCGCTCCAGGGCTCGTTCGACGACTGCCAGACGATCGTGAAGGGCCTGTTCAACGACCACGGCTTCCGCGACCGCGTCTCGCTTTCGGGCGTCAACTCGATCAACTGGGGCCGCATCGTCGCGCAGGTGGTCTATTACGTCACCGCCGCGCTCTCGCTCGGCGCGCCGGCGCGTACGATCTCGTTCACGGTCCCGACCGGCAATTTCGGCGACGTCTTCGCCGGCTATGTCGCGAAGAAGATCGGCCTGCCGATCGACCGCCTGGTGATCGCGACCAACACCAACGACATCCTCGCCCGCACGCTGGAAAGCGGCCGCTACGAGATGACCGGCGTGGTGCCGACGCAGTCGCCATCGATGGACATCCAGATCTCGTCGAATTTCGAGCGCCTGCTGTTCGAGGCGACCGGCCGCGACGGCGACGGCGTGCGCCGCCTGATGGACAGCCTCGGCCAGTCCGGCGCGTTCACCATGCCCGAGGCCGCGCTGGCCGGCATTCGCAGCGAATTCGCCGCCGGCTGCGCCAGCGAAGCCGAGACCGAGGCGACCATGCGCGACACGCTGGCCTCGACCGGCTATCTCGCGGATCCGCACACGGCGGTGGCGCTCGCCGTGGCGGCGCGCCAGCTCAATACGGGCTCGCCGATGGTCACGCTCTCGACCGCCCATCCGGCCAAATTCCCGGCGGCGGTCGAACAGGCGACCGGCATCCATCCCGCCCTGCCGCTCTGGCTCAGCGACCTCATGCAGCGGGAGGAGCGCTTCACCGTTCTTCCCAACGATATCGGTGCCGTCGCCCGCTTCGTCGAAGCCCGCGCCCGCGCTCTCCACGAGAAGGTGTGA
- a CDS encoding biotin transporter BioY, with product MTDTQSSAFVPLLAAKRSPTQIAVLVACGALFLAASSYIAVPMVPVPVTMQTYAVMLVGALAGWRYGALIVLVWLAAGLAGLPVLAGGAGGLAPFTGPTAGYLASFPFAAAFCGWIAERGWTRRVAWSFAGFLLAQAICLVPGALWLSTFVGPAKALAFGVTPFLVGAVIKAALAVCTLVVIERLAVGRASAP from the coding sequence GTGACCGACACCCAGTCGTCCGCCTTCGTGCCTTTGCTGGCCGCCAAGCGCTCGCCGACGCAGATCGCGGTGCTCGTCGCCTGCGGTGCACTGTTCCTCGCGGCGTCGTCCTACATCGCGGTGCCGATGGTGCCGGTCCCGGTGACGATGCAGACCTATGCGGTCATGCTCGTCGGCGCGCTGGCCGGCTGGCGCTACGGCGCGCTGATCGTGCTGGTCTGGCTGGCAGCCGGCCTCGCCGGCTTGCCGGTGCTTGCCGGCGGCGCCGGGGGCCTTGCGCCCTTCACCGGGCCGACCGCCGGCTATCTCGCAAGCTTTCCCTTCGCCGCCGCCTTCTGCGGCTGGATCGCCGAGCGAGGCTGGACGAGGCGGGTCGCGTGGTCCTTCGCGGGCTTCCTGCTGGCGCAGGCGATCTGCCTGGTACCGGGCGCGCTGTGGCTTTCGACCTTCGTCGGCCCTGCCAAGGCCCTGGCGTTCGGTGTCACGCCGTTCCTGGTCGGCGCGGTGATCAAGGCGGCGCTCGCGGTCTGCACCCTCGTCGTCATCGAAAGGCTCGCCGTCGGGCGTGCCTCGGCGCCTTGA
- a CDS encoding HAD family hydrolase produces the protein MLVLFDCDGVLVDSEIISSRVDSERLAGIGYDISVEEMSHRFAGLTWDRISKLIEADLGHALPENFHEETNKELDRRLAKDLQIIPGVQEMLDALDYPRCICSNSSPERLKISLTKTGLYDRFRPYIFSAVAVRNKQPKPSPDVYLHGAAEFGVDPRDCIVIEDSTHGIHAGRAAGMRVVGFTGGTHSWPGHADALTAAGAITVINRMRDLPATIEALAAWHPEDV, from the coding sequence ATGCTTGTTCTTTTCGATTGCGACGGAGTGCTCGTCGATTCCGAAATCATCTCCTCGCGCGTCGACAGCGAGCGGCTCGCTGGCATCGGCTACGACATCTCGGTCGAGGAAATGTCGCACCGCTTCGCCGGCCTCACCTGGGACCGCATCTCCAAGCTGATCGAGGCGGATCTCGGCCATGCGCTGCCCGAGAACTTCCATGAGGAGACCAACAAGGAGCTCGACCGCCGGCTCGCCAAGGACCTGCAGATCATCCCCGGCGTGCAGGAGATGCTCGATGCGCTCGACTACCCGCGCTGCATCTGCTCCAACTCCTCGCCCGAGCGGCTGAAGATCTCGCTGACCAAGACCGGGCTCTACGACCGCTTCCGCCCCTACATCTTCTCGGCCGTCGCCGTCCGCAACAAGCAGCCGAAGCCGTCGCCCGACGTCTACCTGCATGGCGCGGCCGAATTCGGCGTCGACCCCAGGGACTGCATCGTCATCGAGGACTCGACCCACGGCATCCATGCGGGACGCGCGGCCGGCATGCGCGTGGTCGGCTTCACCGGCGGCACCCATTCTTGGCCCGGCCATGCCGACGCCCTGACGGCTGCGGGCGCCATCACGGTCATCAACCGTATGCGCGACCTGCCGGCCACGATCGAGGCGCTCGCCGCCTGGCACCCTGAAGACGTCTGA
- a CDS encoding formyltransferase family protein, whose product MALTALFLGSPSVAPAAIVARWLANGHTIAAFWTASGKEDLWRFDRKLGRVAPQWSIGRQLRAAGVPIIEVPSLRLYPERVRLAREARADVLISAYFHHLIPPDLLDLFPGRAFNIHPSLLPRYRGPTPLPGMILDRATDAAGATLHLLDANFDTGAIVAQTPVAFPKEPPADSYAVALAHAAARLVDQIPAFLEGRIDARPQDEAAASYVKVVPAKSFVVSSDLTADEIAWRCGMMPYFRPPAVRDLPGRDAIGFDRVLGPRTGEPPRARRFSGQFDASDARVRVRLRWSGWRRLERWRFFMRLRRSPVAPPAG is encoded by the coding sequence GTGGCGCTGACGGCACTTTTCCTGGGCAGCCCGTCGGTCGCCCCGGCGGCGATCGTCGCGCGCTGGCTGGCCAACGGCCACACGATCGCGGCCTTCTGGACGGCATCGGGCAAGGAGGACCTCTGGCGGTTCGACCGGAAGCTCGGGCGGGTCGCGCCGCAATGGTCGATCGGCCGCCAGCTCAGGGCGGCGGGAGTGCCGATCATTGAGGTCCCGAGCCTCCGCCTCTATCCGGAGCGGGTGCGTCTTGCGCGAGAGGCGAGGGCCGATGTGCTGATCTCGGCCTATTTCCATCATCTCATTCCGCCCGACCTGCTCGATCTCTTTCCCGGCCGTGCCTTCAACATCCACCCCTCGCTGCTGCCGCGCTACCGGGGGCCGACGCCGCTGCCGGGCATGATCCTTGACCGTGCGACGGATGCGGCAGGCGCAACGCTGCATCTGCTCGACGCCAATTTCGACACGGGTGCGATCGTCGCGCAGACGCCGGTAGCCTTTCCGAAGGAGCCGCCCGCGGACAGCTACGCCGTCGCGCTCGCCCATGCTGCCGCCAGGCTGGTCGATCAGATTCCGGCCTTCCTGGAGGGCAGGATCGATGCCCGTCCGCAGGACGAGGCCGCGGCATCCTATGTGAAGGTGGTTCCGGCCAAGTCGTTTGTCGTCTCGTCGGATCTGACGGCCGACGAGATCGCCTGGCGCTGCGGGATGATGCCCTATTTCCGGCCGCCCGCCGTGCGGGACCTGCCGGGACGCGACGCGATCGGGTTCGACCGCGTGCTGGGGCCGAGGACGGGCGAGCCACCGCGTGCCCGGCGGTTCTCCGGCCAGTTCGACGCATCGGATGCCCGCGTGCGCGTGCGGCTGCGCTGGAGCGGCTGGCGGCGGCTGGAGCGCTGGCGGTTCTTCATGCGGCTGCGGCGAAGCCCGGTCGCGCCGCCGGCCGGATAA